The Setaria italica strain Yugu1 chromosome IX, Setaria_italica_v2.0, whole genome shotgun sequence genome has a window encoding:
- the LOC101786954 gene encoding probable inactive leucine-rich repeat receptor-like protein kinase At3g03770, with translation MARPDHLLLIFFSVLLALLPETTQLQPSQVWTLIKIQQLLNDPPMLSHWRHSTDFCGGAGGFMGPTGSAAVLCYGDTVTQLHIAGAPGSPPLPRNFSVGALVTTLSRLPDLKVLTLSSVGLWGPLPGKLGRLAALEIVNVSGNYLYGDIPRGMSRLAGLQTLVLDDNILGGELPAWIGTLPSLTVLSLRNNTFRGAVPESIGSMPSLRSLVLASNNLSGNLPDMSRLTNLQAIDVSGNSLGPAFPKLGRKVVTVVLSRNRFGGGLPEALGSFYLLERLDVSWNRFVGPFTPALLSLPSIRYLSIAGNRFTGTLSDKALCGDNLRFVDLSLNLLMGSVPACLRSPDRKPDTVVLVSTNCLDSSDGSQRPSPFCQNQALAVGIMPGKERRNAASKAGFVAGIVMATLVAVSVVGFIVFFTVRKAATKGSKARTLATSEEESSSTGYPSKLLADARYISQTVKLGALGIPSYRSFSLVELEAATNNFENSYLLGQDSLGEMYRGRLGNGTPVTIRTLKIKRSQTTQSLNRHIDTISRLRHQNLVSALGHCFEYDLDDSTVTQLYIVFEYVQNGNLRSRISQGTEGCKLTWSQRISAAIGVAKGIQFLHGGIIPGLVGNDLRITNILLDQNHVAKIGNYNIPILAEAMKSEKGGAGNKFQTDSPMYSDKTDIFDFGVILLEVVSGKTITSMYEVDILKELLAWAIADEDRVRRRSFADPAVSKGCSDESLRTVMEICQRCLAKEAAQRPSVEDVLWNLQFAAQVQDDWEVEAWSSGGGSPVSSSSRVTRPSRLNLSR, from the exons ATGGCGAGGCCGGACCATCTCCTGCTCATCTTCTTCTCGGTGCTTCTTGCGTTGCTCCCGGAGACCACACAGCTCCAGCCTTCGCAGGTATGGACTCTGATCAAGATCCAGCAGCTCCTGAACGATCCTCCAATGCTCAGCCACTGGCGCCACAGCACCGACTTctgtggcggcgccggcggcttcaTGGGCCCTACCGGCTCGGCTGCTGTCCTGTGCTACGGTGACACCGTGACGCAGCTCCACATCGCCGGCGCCCCGGGCTCCCCGCCGCTGCCCAGGAACTTCTCCGTCGGCGCACTGGTCACGACGCTGTCCAGGCTCCCCGACCTCAAGGTGCTCACGCTCTCCAGCGTCGGCCTCTGGGGCCCCCTGCCAGGGAAGCTCGGCCGGCTCGCCGCGCTGGAGATCGTCAACGTCAGCGGGAACTACCTCTACGGCGACATCCCAAGGGGCATGTcgcggctcgccggcctccAGACGCTGGTCCTCGACGACAACATACTcggcggcgagctgccggcGTGGATCGGCACGCTGCCGTCGCTGACCGTGCTGAGCCTGCGGAACAACACGTTCCGCGGCGCCGTGCCGGAGTCCATCGGGAGCATGCCGTCGCTGAGGTCGCTCGTGCTCGCCTCCAACAACCTGTCCGGGAACCTGCCGGACATGAGCCGGCTGACCAACCTCCAGGCGATCGACGTCAGCGGCAACTCGCTCGGGCCAGCGTTCCCCAAGCTCGGGAGGAAGGTGGTCACCGTCGTGCTGAGCCGGAACAGGTTCGGCGGCGGCCTTCCGGAGGCGCTGGGCTCGTTCTACCTGCTGGAGCGGCTGGACGTGTCCTGGAACAGGTTCGTCGGTCCGTTCACGCCGGCGCTGCTGTCCCTGCCGTCCATCCGGTACCTGAGCATCGCCGGGAACAGGTTCACCGGAACGCTGTCCGACAAGGCGCTGTGCGGCGACAACCTCCGGTTCGTCGACCTGTCGTTGAATCTCCTCATGGGGAGCGTGCCAGCCTGCTTGAGATCACCGGACAGGAAGCCGGACACGGTGGTGCTCGTCTCGACCAACTGCTTGGACAGCAGCGATGGTTCACAACGCCCGTCACCGTTCTGTCAGAACCAAGCCTTGGCCGTGGGGATAATGCCCGGCAAGGAGAGGAGGAACGCTGCAAGCAAGGCAGGCTTCGTCGCCGGCATTGTGATGGCGACCCTTGTAGCCGTTTCAGTTGTCGGTTTTATCGTCTTCTTCACCGTGAGGAAGGCAGCAACGAAAGGTTCAAAGGCAAGGACTCTGGCGACTTCAGAGGAAGAAAGTTCTTCGACTGGATACCCTTCCAAGTTGCTCGCTGATGCAC GTTACATATCACAGACAGTGAAGCTGGGAGCTCTGGGGATCCCATCATACAGATCATTTTCTTTGGTCGAGCTTGAAGCTGCAACTAACAACTTCGAAAACTCTTACCTACTGGGACAAGACTCTCTTGGCGAG ATGTACCGAGGAAGGTTAGGCAATGGCACCCCAGTGACGATCAGGACTCTGAAGATCAAGAGGAGCCAAACTACCCAAAGCTTAAACCGTCACATTGATACCATCTCTAGGCTCAGGCATCAAAACTTGGTCAGCGCTCTAGGACACTGCTTTGAGTATGATCTTGACGATTCCACTGTGACCCAGTTGTACATCGTGTTCGAGTACGTGCAAAATGGGAACCTTAGAAGCAGGATCTCGC AAGGAACTGAAGGATGCAAGCTTACCTGGTCACAAAGGATATCAGCTGCCATCGGTGTCGCCAAGGGTATCCAGTTCTTGCACGGAGGGATCATACCTGGCCTAGTTGGAAATGATCTGAGGATCACCAATATTCTTCTAGATCAGAATCACGTTGCCAAAATCGGCAACTACAATATCCCAATCCTAGCAGAGGCCATGAAATCTGAG AAAGGAGGAGCTGGAAACAAGTTCCAAACTGATAG tcCGATGTACAGCGATAAGACCGACATTTTCGATTTTGGGGTGATCCTACTTGAGGTTGTGTCTGGGAAGACCATCACATCCATGTATGAGGTGGATATACTGAAAGAACTG CTTGCCTGGGCAATCGCCGACGAGGACCGAGTCAGGAGGAGGAGCTTTGCAGACCCGGCGGTGAGCAAGGGGTGCTCAGACGAGTCACTGAGAACGGTCATGGAGATCTGCCAGAGATGCCTAGCCAAGGAGGCAGCACAGAGGCCTTCAGTGGAGGACGTGCTCTGGAACCTGCAGTTCGCCGCCCAGGTGCAGGACGACTGGGAGGTGGAAGCGTGGAGCAGCGGTGGCGGAAGCCCGGTGTCGTCGTCATCCAGGGTCACCAGGCCGTCTCGGCTGAACTTGAGCAGATGA
- the LOC101786560 gene encoding ubiquitin-conjugating enzyme E2 2, whose product MSTPARKRLMRDFKRLQQDPPAGISGAPHDNNIMLWNAVIFGPDDTPWDGGTFKLTLQFTEDYPNKPPTVRFVSRMFHPNIYADGSICLDILQNQWSPIYDVAAILTSIQSLLCDPNPNSPANSEAARMFSENKREYNRKVREVVEQSWTAD is encoded by the exons ATGTCGACGCCGGCGAGGAAGCGGCTGATGCGGGACTTCAAGCGGCTGCAGCAGGACCCGCCCGCCGGCATCAGCGGCGCGCCGCACGACAACAACATCATGCTCTGGAACGCCGTCATCTTCGG GCCGGATGACACGCCGTGGGATGGAG GCACGTTCAAGCTGACTCTGCAATTTACAGAAGATTACCCCAACAAGCCTCCAACTGTTCGGTTTGTTTCGAGGATGTTTCACCCAAACA TCTATGCGGATGGAAGCATCTGCTTGGACATCCTACAAAACCAGTGGAGCCCTATCTATGATGTTGCAGCAATATTGACCTCTATTCAG TCCCTGCTGTGTGACCCAAACCCAAATTCTCCGGCTAACTCTGAAGCAGCCAGAATGTTCAGCGAGAACAAGCGTGAGTACAACCGCAAAGTTCGTGAGGTTGTGGAACAGAGCTGGACAGCCGACTAA